In Drosophila subpulchrella strain 33 F10 #4 breed RU33 chromosome 3R, RU_Dsub_v1.1 Primary Assembly, whole genome shotgun sequence, the following are encoded in one genomic region:
- the LOC119563519 gene encoding FGFR1 oncogene partner 2 homolog — translation MDGPLLSGLGGALIKKTQEIADSLNELETRTDELLNDAEKVDEDLANCRKFREEQLLKYLSETNSDEEQMQMLRDNIELKETAEEFYQGIELIMEKYREHSEGDMFIDSYQLKERYLAGLAKVVREQDARIESMLELMKLSADLEDRCSEENQHIISQLAGENEKMRRQLQISNSDEVFRQGNLNSSESSTQFEPSDSTDPDASGANSISSLESFLSCLSPSNMDDNNNDDGSSSSSLVSELEVSRFIEEALAENSEDSLSSQTDQAP, via the coding sequence ATGGACGGTCCCTTGCTTTCCGGACTCGGAGGAGCATTGATCAAGAAGACCCAGGAGATTGCCGACAGCCTGAACGAACTGGAGACCAGGACCGATGAGCTGCTAAACGATGCGGAAAAAGTGGATGAGGACCTGGCCAACTGTCGCAAGTTCCGCGAAGAGCAGCTGCTTAAGTATCTTTCGGAAACGAATAGCGATGAGGAGCAGATGCAGATGCTGCGGGACAATATAGAACTAAAGGAGACCGCCGAAGAGTTCTACCAGGGCATCGAGCTGATCATGGAGAAGTACCGGGAGCACAGCGAGGGCGACATGTTCATCGATAGCTACCAGCTGAAGGAGCGCTACTTGGCCGGACTGGCGAAGGTGGTACGTGAGCAAGATGCCCGGATCGAGAGCATGCTGGAGCTGATGAAGCTGTCCGCCGATCTGGAGGATCGCTGCAGTGAAGAGAACCAGCACATCATCAGTCAGCTGGCCGGGGAGAATGAGAAGATGCGCCGCCAGCTGCAGATCAGTAACTCCGATGAGGTTTTCCGCCAGGGTAATCTGAACTCTAGCGAAAGTAGCACCCAGTTCGAGCCCAGTGATTCCACAGATCCCGATGCCTCGGGGGCAAATAGCATCTCCAGCCTGGAGAGCTTCCTATCCTGCCTGTCGCCGAGTAATATGgatgataataataatgatgatGGCTCCTCATCCAGCTCGCTAGTGAGTGAACTGGAGGTCAGCCGCTTCATCGAGGAGGCCCTGGCCGAGAATTCCGAGGATTCACTTTCCAGCCAGACGGATCAGGCACCTTAA